The Ostrea edulis chromosome 1, xbOstEdul1.1, whole genome shotgun sequence genomic sequence AGATGGTGTCCCTGCTGAATAGGAATACTCTGGAGAATTTCCaacttaaaatcaatacaaTGCATTCTTGTAGATATAGCCCAAAGAGATAGAATTCATAATTGCAAAGAAGATAGAAAAATACAATCTTAAAGAATCTAGACTTCGATCACTTAACACTTTTGGGTGTTCTTCGAGCGTAACAACACGGCCATGGATAACCTAATCGCGCACCTGCCCATTGTTTTCCCGGTAATATTGATACTCTTTCCTATTATCTTCGAAAAACTTTGCCAAATTTACCAGTAAAACTGAAATGTGTCTGTTGTTACTTTTCAGTTCTGATAGACATGTGCAAGGATCAGATTATACATTATGATAATGGATGGGACACGGCACACTAGCCACGGACTGGAAccctatttatttatttttttacactGGACATTCACAGCAATTGAGAGAGTCTACAATAAAGCTTAGTTATGGAATTTGGTTTGAACCACAAAAACCGTCCAACTAAGTAGATTAGTTAAAGTACTACCACATGCAATTGAATGAATAAAGCATATTACAAGATATTAAAGGTATTTTGAAATATAGACCAAAGAAGTAAGAATTCATGATACTTTGAAGCCACTGCTTACTGTCaatgcatgaaaacaaaagGTAGAATAAACAATCATTGACAAACATTGCACCATTTCTGACATTTGATATTATGTCAATAAACAAATTACTGAAAAATGTTGCCTTCCCCATAggcttatttttttttatcaatgaaaaGAAATTTAGATCTCGTGTCATCTTGCTCAATGTTTACTGTATTATGCTATGCGACAACCTGGCCAGAGGAAATATTGGACAATTACATCATACAGGTAATTAAGACACCAAACAACTCTCATCACCTGTCAAATAACAATGTCCTCACGAACTATCACAGATTCTGCTTCCTTCCACATTCAGCTGAACGCGCCTTCTGTTCCGGCAGTGAGATGGCGAAACTTCGGCATCCGCTTGAACCCACGGGAGAGTTTGCCAGCGTAAATTAATCCCAACACTTATGATGAGAATACAAGTTAAAGGGTGTAACATGTCATTTGTACATCGAATTTACCCGCCGCACCCGGTGTTCAACTCCACGAGGCGAGTATATTTCCGAAAATTGCGGTGGAGTATTCGTAGAGGTTGCTCTTTTCTTGTCAATAAAAGCGTATTCTGGCCTATCCTGCGGGAACATGCTGGCAGGCATGCTAGCTGTCATATCTGGGGCTCTTCGTATGCTCTTTTCTATGACAACGACGTCATCTGCATCATAGTCCGCTGGAGGAATCTCCACGTCCAATCGTTTGCCTGTATACATTGTGCTATTGTCTTTTTCTATGAAACTGTTGGAATGAGAGGAAGACCCGCTGCGGTAACTTTGGCTGCTGTATGCTGATGAGAAAGATGGTTGTCGTAGTAATGCCTGGTGATCTCTGGTAACCATTGGGCTCCTGGCAGACTGAGGGGGGTACACAAATTCATCTCTGTAGCTTCTAGCACTTGAAGGTGGAGAATTTTCACgattttcatcaaaatcaaaatctgcGAATTTCCTTTGTTCCTCTGATGGTGAAGGAGTTTCCATTCCGATTCCGCTTTCGTCTGAGACATTTCGAGAACGCGGAGACGACCAGGGCATGTTGCCAACAATGCTAGAATTTAAGCATCTTCTGTTGTCAACATTATTTAAGTCTCCTTGCTTTCGTCGAATGGTGTCATAGTCTTTAGGTGGTAACAACAAAGGTTTCCCCTCTTTCATTGACACGTTCAACTTTTGTCTAAGTTCATCAGTAACGGATTCAAAAGGCATTTGGTCACGCAAACTAATAAGATCGGGTTCAATTTCGTCTGAGGGGAAAGAGTTAGTGCTGCATGTACTAGCAGCCGTGGAATCTGGGGCTGAATCCGTTCTTGGTTCACTCATTCCATCGGACGATCCGATTCCGGGATCCCTTGGGCTTGATCGGGGTCGATACACGTATGCGGTGTTGATAGGATCCTCAATTTCCCCACGGGCAATCAAACTAAATTCCACCTGTCTGAGTCGGTCTTCATCCATTCCCATCACACCTTGCAGCATCCCAACGTATTTGGTAGCCGTCTGCGCCGAGTCAAATCTGTAGACGTGCACGTGTACGCTACGTTTGGTCCTGGGGAGGTAACCGAGGTAGATGCAGGCGACAATATCATCTGGTTGGCCAGTAAGTGGATGCCTTGCTTGTGAAACGAACGTGACATCCTCAACCGGAATGATGGGAAATTTAATAGTTTTGGACTTCTTTTTGCTCTTCTCGGTAACATCTTGAGATATTTTCAGTTCGCTTTTACTGACCTGTAGTGTGAGTTTTGGAGCATTCCTccatttttgatgttttctcCTGAGGTCATCCACAATCGGTCGGGTGTATTTCTCACCCACCAGTCCCCGGCTCTCAACCCATCCCAAGAACTCAACATAGAATTTCTGGGTCTTGTCCTTTTCCTTGCTTTTTCCGAAGAATCGAGACATGATGAACTAGATAATAGATATGAAATTGTTAATAAAATCCAATATTTTACAAGTTATTCACACAGATATTGTCCTCAtacacaaaacaaataaaagttGCTCAAGAATATGTCACTGATATTCGCACGTGCTGGTGTAAAACACACCTGCTCTGTACTCGTCAAATAGTAAACTGCCGCTTCGATCCAAACGTTTTTACAATTAAGTTACCTATAGAGCGGCGCGATTTGATATTGTTCCAAGTCTCGTAAATCGGTCTTTACAAATACTATATCAGTCATTTCTAGTGAATAAACTTTTTCCACTCCGTTGGATTGGAGGCGGAGTTACCTGTCGCTCCTTACTGATCACTCGCAGTTTTCACAGGTAGCGAATACTTGGAATTCAGGTTAGAATTTCTGTGTACAAtccctgaaaaaaaaatccagaacTAATCAATACGGATTCGTTTCACTTAGAATCAACAAAGGCTTCGCGTTCCCATCAGATGCATTTCCATATTAACAATAGCAGTAAAAGGATATTGTAAAACATTTGCAATGGGGGATATTTTATCAGATATGTtagcaaaatatttcataatcacatgcaatttacatatatgatatgaaatcgttatatattttaaattgtgATGCATTATTAAGgatgtttatgaaatatactGGTACATGAAATCATTTAACGAGAATTTTACACATTTCAACACTTTAATTTGCCAATCACGAAACAATTTACAGCGTTGTATTGTGATTTGGAATAAGGTCATTGGGGTATTGATTTGAAGCCCACTTCATGTTGAGATAAGTAAAATGTAGGTTTGCCAAAATTCCGACAGTTTCGTGAATATGACACAGTCTCAATCAATTACCCAGTGCAATGTTCTTACAGTATAGCCCGTGATATGTTACCGTACAACTAGATTTTGTTATGAAAGATTCATTTCCATGTTTGAAAACTCGAACCCTAATTATGTGGACTTTACCTTGTACCTTaaaggagaaggcttatataggcattgcctgctgcctaatccttattatgttattcataataaaatattgtttaaattaaattaaaccCTAATTAGATCTCATCTGGCATGGATAATTTTAATTGATCtacattttttcatttatttgttttgctGTTGGTGTTTATAAATTACTTAAATTTCTAGCTGTTGTCATACACTGGACTAATAAGGGGAAAATCCAGCAATACTTGTAATAAGGTACATACAACAGTGAATTGTTAATCGAAGTAACAGAATCACAAATGTTCTCCAAGCATCATACATAAGACTTGGTGCAGATTtttcttaattacatgtaccgtCAAATGGGACTtctaaaacaaaactgaaagtaaGGACAGTTTTTGGTAGTCGTCGTTACGCAATGCTTCATCAGAAATGTTACGTCAAATCTCCTCCAACTTTAATTTCTATTCATTTTATCAGGATAACAACTGGTTAAACATTTCAGCACCAAGATGAAAAACGAAACCATAAGAAGATTATGGCTTTAATCTGGTATTCTTTAGGTAATTCAAAAAATCCATTCTGATTCCTGAATTTCAAAACAGAAATTTCCCCCAAAAATCGTAACATCTTCTGACtcatatttaaatgttttattgataaTGAAGACATAAGTAAGGCAGTATTGTGGTACTTTTGttaaaatgtcaacaaaaatgTCGAATCCTGAATTATCCTATTTGGGTATTATGTTAACCGTTCCGGGATATCGCGGTTTTTTACAAATGTTCCACACCTCACCTACCAGAGGGAGAGGTATTACCTAGTGATGTCGAATATAAGCTTCTTATTCGCGTTACATTgcatttcaaggtcatatattAATATTAACAACAGATTTAACCGAATTTATTCTAAAAGGATTgacaaaataaagatatatgtataaaaataacTAGAAATATGTCCATAGGAAATGAATGCCCCACCCAATGCGACATTtgtaaaacaatatgaaattcgaaatatgaaatcaaatttgaaacaCTCTTCCCTACTGTTATTTACTCTAAAAAGCTTTATCACAGTAAATCATATCAcacataaataataataaaaaaaagcttttctcagacccccccccccccttatcaATTTAATGCATTTATCTCTATGGCAAAGTGAAGTATTCTAATTCAAAAGGTCACCCAAAATGACCGTCCATGTTCGATCAGGTAGAACCGGGTATCCAACTTGTGAGCTGAAGTGTCTGGGCCGAAATGTTATCTCTCATTTCTACATCTTCATAATACAGACAAACTGAGCAGTTTTTCATTTAATAATATACATGATCATACCACATAACATAGAAACTgcattatatgtacatatacaatatatacagggcggatccaggaatggaggacggggggggggggcaattttatgagacagggggtcCTGGGGACGCCTTGAGGCCCCAGTGGGTGCAGGGCGAAGTCCTGGTGGGGGCTCAGGGGACAAAGCCCccagaaactcctggattttacatgtacagggcttaaaaaatatgtctcctatgtagtcattctTACAAATATTCTGTCAATTCTAATAAGGtagaattaataaaatgatgcaaattttaagggtttttggaaaaaatataagttctctcaataaatttcaatacataaaaagattttatcatttttatctcCGAGAGTGAAAGacattattgcttcttttatcgtttacatttctCAAACAAGAGACAGcggtttgaaaatttgaaaattttagggtgGGGGTGCTggctgcgcccccttaaatcccTCACTGATATATGTAAATCTATTTCCATTATAGAGACACACGTACATGTAGGTGTCttaatttctttttgttttgacttcatatgtacatgtatcctaACCTCTGCGAGTCCATTCTTTTGGAATAAACTTAAATATATTAATCAACATTATTTACGATACCAGGAATCATGGCTTATCAAATGTACATCAATATACTTAAAGAAGacgaagtacatgtacttacaatTTACAGGTTCGTGTTTAGAACAGGACTTCGTGGGTATGAATGACTGGTGTCGTAATCTTCGGTAATGTTAATAGACTATTAATCCGGCTTGAATTGCTTTTTGAGTTGAGTTGTTTTCACGGGACTCAGTAACAAAAAAGGTACGCCAGAGGGCGATTATAGAAAGCTTGTTTTGTCCGTCACAATACCACGCAACAAAGCTTTAATTATATTGTTTGTAAGGTAAGTGCTGCCACTATCACTTAATAATCAGCTGAGAAATTCCACGAACTCTTTCTACCCGATATGTGTCTGAGTAACATGTcgtttatttcaacagtttgaGAAAATGCTACTTAACTAATGGTtgtgaaacatacatgtaataccgTCTGTCTGGAGTGTAATTCAAGTTTACTCAACATCATGCAACTAATAAGAAGACAAAAAAAGATAATATTTTCATTAGAAGTTAATCCAGCAGATAAAATCTTgttttttatatgtacatgtgcttATAGGTCAATATCTCAATACAAAAGACTTCTTTGAACTTGAGAGATTCCACACATACTTGCATGCTATTTTTAATTCTTCACACTTTAAGTATATCACGGAGCAAAGAATAAAAGTTCACCAAAATAAGGCACTTTAAACAAACATTGGGGAACTGTTGCCCGGTGTCAATGTTTGTCTTCACGGTTTTAATAAGAGCAATTGGGGGGCATTCTTCATTCTTATGACGTAgattcaatgaaataaaagcCCCGCCAATGACGCTCGGTGTTTCCTGAAACTATTACCGAcgtttcaatttcatttcactGACACGTATTTGATTAACAATTTCTCAGGTACTTGATACCATTGAATAAGGTTCCACAGACACCATCAAGCAGGTCATGCAacgtacatatacatgtaccgaaGAAAACAGTCAGTATACAGTCTAGTGCATGTATTCTTTATATGgtgaggaccccccccccccccccccccccccccgataacTCCACAAACACGCaacatttatattttacatgtacatgtaattacatacatgtatgtaatagaAGGCACAGCGaattcatatacatatacacagtGTATCAGTTACTAAAACATATACTGGTATGTGGCAATTGCATTTAGAAGATTTTTCATAGATAAAAATTAACATTGTAATTATACACTTTCATTGAATAAGATGAGAAATGTGACAAAACAACGATAACAATAGGTTTTTATATCCAAGAAACATACACATAGCAAGGAAACGTAGCGGGTATAGTCAAACAAGACTAGCATAAGTCAAACGCtgcaatatttcatcttttccatttgtattgaaatgatatttatttgtattgaaatgatatttatttgtattgttaaATCTTCCATATTGTATATTGTCCATTCTTATCGtatatctttttcttttatattgtataatatttaatttgtactgtatatttttcattttattctaaacatttatttttcattttcattgtataatgtttcatttgtattgtatccgagggattgttttCGAAGGATTTCATTGGTTTAAATCACAGTTCGATTACCAAACCACATACTATATCTTTTCCATGCTATTGTTTACCTATAAATATTGACAGTTCCAGTATTGGATTCattttttcttctacaaattgtagtgatagccatttcctcatgaatgtgctgcagttgtgaacaatacgtGTATGAAGCTTGATAAACAAAGTAGATCTACGTCTATTTCAatgactgggaattccgactgaagtgaaagtacatgtagaatgtaaatatacaaactgaattttagttttgaaaattgcatgagagtatgaactgcaggCACATTTTGCAGGAAATGCCaatgcgcttcatgaagtataccAGCGTGAAACATCGCAGTTCATacctcatttattttcaaaaatgaaatttatttctaacGTAGATTCATTCTACTGAAACTATATAAAtagtaatataaaaatatttatttcctgTACATGTCGTATATGCAGTATTCTGTATTTTCCAACCTCCTGTCTGTAATGTATGACTGTACGTTTATGAGAATaaagcattgattgattgattgactgagcTTTCCCTCGCTTGTTAACCTTGTATTTAGCTATATAGTCCTGCATGGAAATAGGGGACCAGTTTATCCTGTGATTTCTCGCTCGTTTTCAACACGATACAGTAAATCTTGACAAATCAAGTCCTTCATAACGAATCAAAGTACACAATTCttcatatacaatacaaatgaaatcttatacaatacaaaagaaaaattatacaatacaagtgaaaaatttacaatacaaatggacaatatacaatataaattaaaaaaaatatacaatg encodes the following:
- the LOC125663779 gene encoding uncharacterized protein LOC125663779 — protein: MSRFFGKSKEKDKTQKFYVEFLGWVESRGLVGEKYTRPIVDDLRRKHQKWRNAPKLTLQVSKSELKISQDVTEKSKKKSKTIKFPIIPVEDVTFVSQARHPLTGQPDDIVACIYLGYLPRTKRSVHVHVYRFDSAQTATKYVGMLQGVMGMDEDRLRQVEFSLIARGEIEDPINTAYVYRPRSSPRDPGIGSSDGMSEPRTDSAPDSTAASTCSTNSFPSDEIEPDLISLRDQMPFESVTDELRQKLNVSMKEGKPLLLPPKDYDTIRRKQGDLNNVDNRRCLNSSIVGNMPWSSPRSRNVSDESGIGMETPSPSEEQRKFADFDFDENRENSPPSSARSYRDEFVYPPQSARSPMVTRDHQALLRQPSFSSAYSSQSYRSGSSSHSNSFIEKDNSTMYTGKRLDVEIPPADYDADDVVVIEKSIRRAPDMTASMPASMFPQDRPEYAFIDKKRATSTNTPPQFSEIYSPRGVEHRVRRVNSMYK